The DNA region ACCGCATCCTTCAAAGTAGATCAAAATAAACAAATTTGGTATGACCATGGCACGGGACAAGGTGGAGACTTGATAGATTTTATCAAGGCATTTCATCGATGTGATTTCAAAGAATCTTTGATAAAACTGCAAGAATACTTGGGATTAAATCCTTCAACAATGGAGGCAAAAAACAAACAGAATATCGAGCAAGACAATTTCGAAAATGCGGATAGGCATATCCAAATTATTGCAGAACGTTCCGTCCAAAAATATTATTTGAGACAATATATTCAAAGTAGAAGTATCTCTATTTCCCTTGCCGAAAAGTATTTGAAAGAAGTAGATTATTCATTGAATGGACGATACTATACAGCCTTAGGATTTGCAAACAATGGCGGCGGTTATGAGCTGCGAAACAAATATTTCAAGGGAAGTTCTATGCCAAAAGCGCCAACGATTCTTTCATTAAAAGAAGGTAAAAATGATTTTTCACAGCAGAGTTTGGCAGTCTTTGAGGGCTTTTTTAGCATGTTATCTTTTCTAGAATTACTCGAAAAAGACAAGCACTTTGCAGAAAAACCGGATGGTATTCTAGTGCTAAACTCGCTTTCTTTTCTGAATAAATCACAAGATTTGATTTTATCCTTTGGTCAAATAGATCTGTATTTGGACGGTGATATGGCGGGTAAAAAGGCAACCGAGCAAGCACTTTCTTGGAGTGAAAAGATAAGAGATTATAGCCATTTATACGAAGGTTTTAAAGATTTAAATACTTACTTGGTGGCTCAAAATTTACAACACAAAGAGCAGGAAGATCCTAAGATATCTTATGGTTTACGACGATGACCCTTTCTTTTCATCCGCCAATAAATTTCTCAAAAATCATAGTTCAAGAAGTTTTTAAAATAAATTTTTAGGGTGCTTTATGTTACCCATTTAATCAGCTCATTTTTTCATCTGAAAAAAGCTGTATTGGAAGCCTTGAATATCCGCGTGGATATAGCAAGTTGTTCAATTGTTTCACAATTGGACTTGCAAGGCCTTTGTCCATTGGAGCAAAGGCATTAAAAAAGACTTCGGAACTCGTCTTTTTTCTTTTGGAATCGTATTTCATTCATTGAATCATAAATGCATTTATATGGAATCACACAAGCAAGAAAATAGAAATCTGTGGCTTCATGTTCGCTTAACTATATCTGAAATGAATCAAGTTAGAGATGCCATTGCATCCAGTACAGAACGCAAAATAAGTACCTATGCCCGGAAATTAATTCTGGGTCAACCAGTCATTTTAAAAGTACGCAACGCTTCCACTGATGCATTTATTCAAGAGTTGAATACACTTAAAAGAGAACTGTCTGCCATCGGTAGCAATTTCAATCAAGTTGTAAAAAATATCAACACTTTAAAAGATTCTCCCGAAGGTAGAATATGGTTTCCGTTGGCATTGGAAAACCAAAAAAGATTGATAGAAAAGATTAGTGTTATACAAGAACAAATCCAACAATTTGCCAGACAATGGTTGCAAAAATAATGGTAGGTAAAAATATGAATGGAGCATTGAGCTATAATGAAATTAAAGTTTCAGAAGCAAAAGCAGCCTTGTTGCATGCAGACGGTTTTCTGTTATCATTGGAACAACTTTCCTTTCAAGATAAGCTATTTGTATTCTCCAATAGGACTGAGTTGAACGATCGGGCTAAAAGCAATTGTGTGCATATCAGTATCAATTTTGACAAGAAAGATGCTTTAAATAAAAGTGATTTACTTTCTATTACGGAAAAATACCTGAAACAAATTGGATTTAATGAGCAGCCTTATTTGATATATGAACATTACGATGCCGCACATAAACATGTCCATTTAGTAACTACCAACATTAGATCCGACGGCACACAGATACCGATGTATAATTTGGGACGAGAAAAAAGTATGAAAGCATGCCGTGGATTGGAAACAGAATATGGATTGGTCAATGCCACCTCAAAAAAACAAGGTGAACTAGAATCGCTAAAACCCATCTTAGAGAAAGTTATTTATGGCAAAAGCGAAACCAAGTCTGCAATTTCCAACGTAGTAAGGGCGATTATTAGAGACTATAAATTCACTTCGTTAGCAGAAATGAATGCGGTATTAAAAGGATTTAACGTGGAAGCCTACAGAGGAGAAAAAGGAACTAAGATGTTTGAAAAAAGTGGTTTGACCTATCACGTATTGGATAAGAAAGGTAATCACATTGGTGTTCCCATTAAAGCAAGCTCTATATATACCAAACCGACTCTAAAAAATATGGAATCTATTTTCTTGGCAAATAAAAGCAAAAAAATCCTCCATAAGAACCAGTTGCAAAGAACTATTGATAAGGTGCTACAGTCGCCCATCCAAGACCGCTTTTTCTTTCAGTTAATGTTAAAAAAGCAAGGTGTTGATGTTCTGTTTCGGGAAAATGAATCCATGGTTTATGGTATTACGTTTATCGATCATAACACTAAATGCGTATTCAATGGTAGTGATTTAGGTAAAGGATACACAGCTAAAAGAATATTGGAACGTATTGCAGAAAGTGGTTTTTGGGAACAACAAAAACAAGAAGATTCCTACAATGAATTGAAAAATTACATCCAAAAAATGGACTATAATATAGGTGCACAAAAGATGTTAGAACAAATATATAAGGATGGTTATCAACTGGAAATAGGACAGAATAGTTTAGGCAATAATAAATATTTTTTATCCTTTCATAATAGTGAGAATGGTTCTCGTGTGGGAAGCGTCAACCGATTTGACCGGTATTTTGAAGACGGAAATATTACAGAAAAACTATGCAATCATCTCAACGAATACCTATTAAAAAATGGCGTACAGCAAATACAGCAATACATTCAACATTTATTTTCTGCACAATCCGATAATTATTTTGGTCATACCACTGCTGATAAAAAGAAACCTAAACGTAAAATTAATTGGTAAGAAATGACTGGAGAAAACGAACAAGGATTAAGGGCGATGCTGGATTTTACCAGACTGATCAGCATTGCTATTTTGATGATCCATTTCTATGGGATCTGCCACGGCGCATTTACTCATTGGGGATGGACCTCCCCTATTATTGATCATATTGCCCATAATTTTTGGAAGCTGCCCATCTTCAAAACCGTATTATTTACTAAGGTTTCTGCATTACTGATGTTGGTGGTTTACCTGTTTGGAATACGTGGCAAGAAGGATGAAAAAATTAGTATCAAAGCCGCATTGGCGTATTGCATAACAGGATTACTATTTTATTTTCTGTCCAATTTCCTGTTATATATCAAAGCTGATCTAATTCAAATATCGCTGTATTATATAGGCATGACCGCTGCCGGTTATCTATTAATGGTTACTGGAGGCACTTATTTATCTCGGATATTAAAACTAAAAATACGCAGGGATATCTTCAATACGGAAAACGAAACCTTTCCGCAGGAAGAACGCTTATTGGAAAATGAGTATTCTTTTAATCTACCAGCTAGATATCAACTCAATGGCAAACTAAGAAAAAGTTGGATCAATATTATCAATCCCTTTCGTGCATTACTTGTAGCAGGTACACCAGGTGCAGGTAAAACCTATTTTGTGGTTCGCAATGTAATAGAGCAACAAATCCGAAAAGGCTTTTCCATGTTCTTGTATGATTTCAAATATGATGATTTAAGCAAGATTGCTTATAATTCCTTATTGGAAAACTACAAACATTACAAAGTTCCACCATCCTTCTATGTCGTTAATTTCGATACACCGATGTATCGTTGCAATCCATTGGAGCCGGAAGCAATGCGGGACATTAGCGATGCTACAGAAGCAGCAAGAACGATACTATTGGGCCTAAATAGAGATTGGATCAAAAAACAAGGAGAATTCTTTGTGGAATCTCCCATTAATTTTCTGACCGCTATTATTTGGTTTTTAAAAAAATACGAAGGCGGTAAGTATTGTACCTTGCCCCATGCGATCGAGATGATGCAACAAGATTATAATGATTTATTTCCCGTATTGAATAGTGAACCTGAAATTGAAGTACTTATTAATCCTTTTATTTCCGCCTATAAAAATAATGCAAAAGAACAATTGGAAGGTCAGACGGCCTCAGCCAAAATTGCCATGGCACGGTTATCTTCTCCCAATATCTACTATGTACTTAGTGGGAATGATTTTACCTTAGATATTAATAATCCAGACGCTCCCAAGATTGTCTGTATGGCCAATAATCCAGAGAAATCCCAAACCTATGGCGCAGTTATTTCGTTGTTTGTTTTTCGATTGTTAAGAGTCATCTTACATAAAGGGCGAAATAAAAGTTCTCTAATAGTAGATGAACTACCATCCATTTTTCTCAATGGTATTGAACAATTTATTGCTGTTGCTAGAAGCTACAAGGTAAGTACTGTCTTATGTGTGCAAGATTTCAGCCAACTAGTCAAAGACTATGGAAAAGAACTGGCAGAAGTGATTGTCAATATTTGTGGTAATGTGATTAGTGGACAGGTAACAGGTGATACGGCCAAACAACTCAGTGAACGTTTTGGCAAGATTGTCCAAGAGCGAGAAAGCGTCAGCATCAACCGCAATGATACTTCTATAAGTAGATCAACTCAACTAGATAGTGCCATTCCTGCTTCAACAATTGCCACACTCAGTTCTGGTGAGTTTGTGGGTATTGTGGCAGATAATCCCGAGGAGCGTATAGATTTGAAAACCTTTCATTCTGAAATTATCAATGATCATAAAGCTATAGCCACAAAAGAAAAAAGATTCAAAGAGATTCCACTAGTTAGAGATATCTCTGCGGAAGAAATACAAAACAATTTTATCCAAATCAAAAATGATGTAGATGCGATTATTCGGTCAGTAAGTGAAATGATCAATAAGAAACAAGGAACGTTTGCCAAACAAAAGAGTTATTGAATTTTATCGTGGTAAATTTTATATATTAAGCTTTAAGGCCCATTCATTGAAAGGAATGTTTAGATTGAATTCATAAGGTATTATTGTATAGATAGATTAAAATCAAAATACTGGCATGTTTTAATATCATTGTAATATCTTCACAATGAATTAAATCAAATAATTTACACAAAAAACATGGTGGACTTCAAAAAAAGACTTGGGAGCAAATCCATAGAGAAAAAAATAAATCCTATCGAAATTTATGATTCATTAGACAGGAGAAGTGAGACTGGACCATTGAGACCTGCACAGGAGCATATTTTGAAAGAATGGTATAATGAAAGAAAAGATAGAAACAATCTTATTATTAAATTACATACAGGTCAGGGAAAAACTTTGATTGGCCTTTTAATACTTCATTCAAAGCTAAATAGCAAAAATTCACCTTGCTTATATGTATGTCCGAACATTTACTTAGCTAAGCAAACAGTTCAGGAAGCTAAGAAATTTGGAATTCCACATTGTTCGCTTATTGATGAAAAGGAAATTCCTGACGAGTTTTTAAATGGAGATAAAATATTGATAACCTATGTTCAAAAAGTATTTAATGGCAAAAGTGTTTTTGGACTGAACAATAATTCAATTAATGTAAACTCTATCATACTAGATGATTCACACGCTTGTATTGATTCAATAAAATCATCCTTTACAATAAATATTAAAAAGGAAGAATCCATTTACACCAAAATGTTAACTCTATTCTATGAGGATCTTGAAAATCAAGGAGAAGGAAGCCTTTTAGATATTAAAGAAGGGAAGTTTGAAACTATTTTAGCTATACCATATTGGAGTTGGATAAACAAAAAAACAGAAGTATTAAAACTTCTTGCCGAAAATGAAGATCAAAATAAATCAATCTTATTTACTTGGTCAATATTAAAGAACAATATAGTAAACTACAAAGCCATCATTTCTGGCAGCCAGATTGAAATTACACCATACTACATTCCCATGTTTCACTTTGGTTCATTTGCAAATGCAAAGCATAGGGTATTAATGTCTGCAACTACACAAGATGATTCTTTTTTTATAAAGGGGTTGCAATTTGATCTACAAACAATAAATGAACCATTAATTAATACAGAACAGAAATGGTCTGGAGAGAAAATGTTAATAATACCCTCATTAATTGATGAACTATTGATAAGAGAAGAAATTGTAAATAAATATGCCAAACCAGAAATTAAAAAATATGGTATAGTTTCTTTGGTGCCCAATACAAAATTTACTTTGCAATATTCTGAATATAGAGCAACTATTGCAAGTGCTACGAATATATTCGAACTTATCCAATCATTAAAAAATGGTAAATTCGAAAAAAACAGTCGTCATTACTAATAGGTATGATGGTATTGATTTGCCAGATGACAGTTGTCGCCTGCTAATTATTGATTCAAAACCTTATTTTAGATCACTTTCAGACATTTATGAGGAAACCTGTCGTGCAAACAGTGAGGTAATAAACACTCAAATCGCTCAGAAAATTGAGCAAGGATTAGGGAGAAGTGTTAGGGGCGAAAAGGACTATAGTGCAATAATAATAACAGGGGCAGATTTAGTTAAATTCATCAAAAGCTCAGCTACGAGTAAATTTTTTTCCGAACAAACTAGAAAACAAATAGAAATAGGGCTTGAGATTGCATCGTTAGCAAAAGAAGATTTGGACAAAAAAGAACATCCAATAAAAGTGGTTGAATCCTTGTTAAGACAATCTTTAGATAGAGATGAAGGCTGGAAAGAATTTTACAAAGAAAAAATGGACGAAATAGAGTTCGAGAAAGTTAATAGTTCGCTTCTAGAGCTTATTAATTGTGAAAATGAGGCAGAATATTACCATTATAGTGGTAATAATGAGAAAGCGATTAGTACTATACAAAAAATCATTGATAATTACTGTGATACAAATGACGAAAGAGGTTGGTATTTACAAACTCAAGCCAGATACAAATATGCAATTAGTGTATTAGAATCTAATAAGTTGCAGCTTGCCGCATTTAAGGCAAATTATCAATTACTGCACCCAAAAGAAGGTTTAAGTTATAACAAAATAAACTACATAAATATCAATAGGATTGATAGGATAAAAAAATTTATTGATGGTCAAGAATCATATAATGAGTTAATATTATCAATTGATCACATTTTGGGGGCGCTAGTTTTTGGTATGTCCTCAGAGAAATTTGAATTGGCCTTACAAGAATTAGGCTCTGCATTAGGATTTATAAGCCAAAGGCCCGATAAGGAATATAAAAAAGGGCCTGATAATTTATGGTGTGGGATTAATGATAAATATGTCCTTTTTGAATGTAAAAGTGAAGTTGCTATTGATAGGGGGGAAATTAACAAATACGAAGCTGGTCAAATGAATTCTCATTGTGGTTGGTTCAAAGAAACTTATGGTGAAAAATTCGTTAAACGAATATTGATTATCCCTACCAAAAAATTATCTTATCACGCAAATTTTACTGATAATGTAGAAATAATGAGGCTTGCCAGTTTAAAGAAATTAAAGGAAAATGTAAAAGGATTCTTTAAAGAATTTAAAAATTTTGACATTAAAGAAATAAGTGAGGAGAAGATTAATGAATTCATTAAGACACATGAATTAACAATAGATGATATAACTGATAAATATTCAGAAGTTTACTACCATAATAAAAAGTAAGCAATGAATTTTAACATATATAATTTTAATACTAAGTAATATAAATTAAGGGGATATTTTTCTTTAAAATCTATGAATGCGAAATATTTTTTGCTTTGTGCAAATGAAAATTATTGAATAAATTAATACGTTTACTAAATGTGCAAAATATTTTCAAATGATGCTTTCAATAGAAGGCTAGATTAAAAAAAAGAATCAATAGAGAAAAGTATTTCTTGGGGTAGGGCATCGTCAGTTCAAAACAAAGTTCGTTGCTACTACCCTTTATGTGAAATAACTAACACCTAATCTGACAAATGGAGTTTCCTTAGTTACAATAATTAAGATTTAATTTGACAAAAGGGTTTTCCTTAAGCATACACAATAAAATGAATTTAGAAATCTGACGCATGATTTGCATCCGATTTTATATTTCCACTATTCAGACGATCCCTCCCTGACGGGTTTCACCTCTGCAGAGATCGTTTCCATTTGATTCGATATATTAAAGTTAGGATTTTGCCCGAATTGTAAATCAATATTCTTCCCCTTTGCCGAATTTTTACTGTCCATACATGTCTGCAAGGGTGTATTTAAAGTAGTAATATAGTCATCTATTTATTCTTTCCTAATTATAAATAGTCCACCATTCGTCCAAGTCTAGTTGCGTATCCTCTATGCTTGTATATATTTTTTTCGAAAGGCAATGGCATAAAATTCCTCTTGCTTCGTTCTGTGCAGGGGAAATTTATGCCATTGATCTGATTGCAGTTTATGGGGTATTCGTGTATTCCCTACCCCCCTGAATACTTCGTTCTCCCATCCGTCATAATTTTTAATAAACTGACCTGCTAGTTTTCAGTAAACGAAGCAAATGCACTTGGTGTTCATTTAGGTGTGCATTTTCAAGTATTGCATCTATATTTGACTCATTTTGTTTTCTAAATTAGAGAAAAATAAATTAGCCTGATCATTTTCTCTTAGCTTCTTCAAACTTTTCCTTGTCCATTTTTAACAACATTTCAAACAATTTTTCGGCTTGCTCAATTGAAAAATGATTATTATTTTCAATCTTTCCAGTTGCCATAACTCCACCATTAGTAGCCGAAACTCCACAATTTTCATAAAAATTATTGGTATAGTAAATAACTGATTCGTTGTTAAATTTTTTCAATCCTTCTGTGGTAACACCAAGTGCTCCTGCAATTTGGTCAAGTCTCTCATCATTTATTTTTTCAGACTGCTCTAATTTAGAAACGGCTTGCTTAGTAACACCTAATCTATCTGCAAGGTCTTTTTGAGATATTCCTACTAATCGTCTTACTCCACTGACTTTGTGCCCTGCATGCTGAGTCGTTGCAAATTCTAAATCTTCCATAAATTATGATTTATTTTAGGTATTAGTTTTTTCTTTTAAGAATAATTCCAATTTTTCTCTTTCACTTTTTAGTAATCTTTCATAAAGCTCAACTACTTTATCAAGAGGGTTAATTTGTTGATTTGCATATCTACTTCCCGTAATAGCCCCACCATTAATGGTCGCATCTTTATAATTGTTAATATTATAGATGGCTTTTTCTACATCAAATTTCTTAATCAAATCTGGAGATACTCCTAAAACGTTTGAAATTTCATTTAACAAATAGTCTTCGACAACATCTTGTTGCTCTATTATTGAAACCTTAGCTCGACTAATATTTAATTCGTTCGCTAAAGTATCCTGCTTAATCCCAAGATATATTCTTATTCTTTGTATGTTTTGCCCATCATGACGATCCTCTTCGGGGAACAATTCAACTTTTTCATCTTTCATACTTCAAAATTTAATTAGCAAAAGACAACCAAAATTAACAAATGTCAACTATACTAACAACTTTATTTATTTCTATTTTCATATAATTGCAATTGATTATCGTTGTTCCTATTTGTTTTCACTGCTTCCTGAATTAACCCTTATTGGGTCAGATCGCGTCAAGGATGTTGTTTGATTTTTTAACCACAAAAAACAGGCTACATGAATATCCGTGCGATTTTATTAATTATTTTTATTTTCTTATTTTCAAATAATCATGCACAGCAGATAAAACCTTTGCAAATTGGCGATACCATTCCTGATCTTACACTCCAGAATATCCTCAATTATAAAGGTAATACAGTTAGAATTTCAGACTTCCGATCAAAATTATTAGTTCTGGATTTTTGGGCAACATGGTGCACAGCCTGCATCAATACTTTTGCCCACAACAACGAAATACAGAAAAAATACAATGTCCAAGTAAAAATTCTAAACGTTACATACGAACCAACAGATTTCACTGCAAATTTTTTGGATAAATTGGTTGCCAGAAAAGGAAATGCATACAGTATTACTACTGTAACTAATGACACCACCTTACAACAAATATTTCCACATAAGTTCGTCCCTCACCTAGTATGGATAGACTCCAATAGGGTTGTTCGGGCTATAACTGCATCTAGGCAGTTGACACCTGAAAACATCGATAAAATATTGGGCCAACACACTGTGGACTTCCAACAAAAGGCTGACATAAAGTACACACAACCACTCTTTCTATCTTCAGCGATACTGGATTCTTCGTTTACCCTACAGCACTACTCTTTATTGGTACATGGCAATATTTATGATGGCGCAGGTGTCGGACAGTATTATCTCAAAGATCACGAAAAAACATATGGGCTTAACTATACCAACCAAAGCTTGTTATTTATATTAAACATGTTGGGAAATCAAATATGGGAAAATTATTACCATTCCAACTTCAACCAAAACCGTATCCTGTTAGAATTGTCAGATAGTACCACGATGGACAAGTTAAGAAAAGATAATTGGCAATTTTCCTTTGTAGTATCTAAAAATAATTCAGATTCATTTTTTATAAAAGCGCTTGATGAAATTGGTAAAAATACGGACATAGATGTACAGATTGAGCAAAGACTCATGAATTGCATCGCATTAGTTAGGACAACTAATAATAACAAAATCGTTACAAAAGGAGGACGTCCATTAATCGATTTATGGTCGAAGAAGAAAGGAAATTTTAGAAACCAGCCCATAAAATATTTCGTAAACGAGTTGGATGGCGGGAATATCACACCCTTACCGATTATCGACGCAACAGGCATTCGGGGAAACATTGATATTACCCTTTATCCTCCGTATACATTAGAAAACATACGTTGTCAAATAAAATCCTATGGTCTGAATCTTGTCCCTGTTAAAAAAACACTAAATGTTATTATCGTTCACGATAAATCAAAAAAGCAATGAGAGCAATATTCGAACAATATTATACACGATTATGCCTTTTTGCATACAATATAGTATCTGATGACCAGATTGCCGAAGAGATCGTGCAGGATGCATTTTTAAAACTATCAGATATGGAGACTAAAAAACACGTCGTATATTTTAGGCAATGGCTATACAGCACGGTAAAAAACGCCGCCATAAACCATCTGAAGCAAAAGAAAAGACGGGACAGGCAAAGTCAGACCTATAATTATTATATGTATACCATACATATGGAAAAACAGTCCAATATAGAAGATCTCATCATTCGAAGCGAAGTAAACCGTAGGCTCTGGCAAGGGGTAGAAAAACTTCCAAGTCAAATGCAACAAGTAATACTGATGCATTTCGAAGATGGAAAGAGTGTAGGTGAAATCGCCAGAGAGTTACAGCTGCATGTTAGTACGGTTAAAACCCAGAAACAAAGAGGAATTTCCCAACTTCGTAAATACTTTTTGTTTCCATGGGTAGTATTCGCTTTTGTATGTGTGTATGATTTTTTTATTTTTTGACTTTTTTTGGGGAACTTGTAGTCTTTTAGCACGCTTTATTTGTCTTAGCAGGGAACAACAACCGAAAACAAACGATGGCAGGATACAAACAGGACAACAACGAACAATCGTTCCGAATAGCGACGCTCATTGCCAGATTCATGAAAGGGGAACTGGAAACAGAAGAGTCTCTAGAATTGGAAAACTGGTTAGAGGAAGATCCCAAAAACAGGGAGCTCTTTTCGGCCTTGAATGATCCTGCCCTACAAAAAAAAGACTTCGAGTATTTTATGGGTAAGGACATTTCTGGAAGTTGGGAAAATGTATCGTTAAGTATAAACAGTAAAAAAAAGAAAAATCCGCGAATTTACAAATGGTGGGCCATTGCGGCATCCCTGCTTCTAGTCGTCAGTCTTTTTAGCTGGTGGAGAATAGCCCACAAGCACACTGATAATGATACATTGTTATCAAAAAACGATATATATCCTGGTAGCTACAATGCAGTTTTGATAGACGATAAAGGCATCTCCCACCATCTTCAAAAAGATAGTGGATCCCAAGTTCCCATGTATGTTTCCAATACGTCAAACGGACTCTTTTACAATCATTTAAACGCAGTGGCACAGGGTAACAATACACTCATAGTTCCGATCAAGGGAATATTCCATGTTAGACTATCCGACGGAACTGAAGTTTGGCTACACCCGTCTACGACATTTAACTATCCAATAGTGTTCTCTGGAAAGGAACGAAGAGTCAACCTTACCGGGGACGCCTTCTTCAAAGTGGCAAAAAACAATCAAATGCCGTTTCGGGTGTACTGTAACGGCGTAATGACAGAAGCTGTCGGAACGGAATTTAATATAACTAGTAATGATAGCGGTTGTACGACCTCTTTGGTGCAAGGAAAAGTCAAGGTATCCAATGCGCACGGCTCTACCATGATGCAGCCTGGTAGCAGTCTAAGGATTTCCAGTTTCACCGTCCCTGGAAAAACTCAAACATTAGATACAACCATCTCTACTACCTGGAAAAATGGAGATTTCCATTTCCGTAGTACCCCATTAAAAGAGGTGATGGCTACACTTGCGGGGTGGTATGGAGTGTCAGTAAAGTATGAAGACTTCAATGGATTGGACAAAAAAACCTTCAATGGCGTATTGCCTCGGGACGTTTCGCTGGGGGAAAACCTTAAAACGATGGAACTGACAACCATCGCTAAATTTAAAGTACAAAACAACACTATATACATTTTTCCAAGTGCTGTAAGAACAGTTCCAAATTAAGACTACAGATTTTTTAATATAATTTTTTAAGCAAAATGAGAATTGATAAACTATGGGCTACCATGGTAAGGGATTTGCTATTCCCTTATCTTCAAAAACATATCTGCATCCTTGCCCTTTTACTTTCAATAATGCTGCATTCCAAAAGTCAGTCCACCCAAAAAAATATATCACTGGATGTGCATGACATTAAAATGGAGGACGTAATTGCTATGATAGAAAAGCAGTCAGGCAACATTTTCGTCTATGATGGGGATATCTTCAAAAATCAACAGAAGGTTACAATCCATGTAAACAGCATG from Rhizosphaericola mali includes:
- the mobC gene encoding conjugal transfer protein MobC: MTGENEQGLRAMLDFTRLISIAILMIHFYGICHGAFTHWGWTSPIIDHIAHNFWKLPIFKTVLFTKVSALLMLVVYLFGIRGKKDEKISIKAALAYCITGLLFYFLSNFLLYIKADLIQISLYYIGMTAAGYLLMVTGGTYLSRILKLKIRRDIFNTENETFPQEERLLENEYSFNLPARYQLNGKLRKSWINIINPFRALLVAGTPGAGKTYFVVRNVIEQQIRKGFSMFLYDFKYDDLSKIAYNSLLENYKHYKVPPSFYVVNFDTPMYRCNPLEPEAMRDISDATEAARTILLGLNRDWIKKQGEFFVESPINFLTAIIWFLKKYEGGKYCTLPHAIEMMQQDYNDLFPVLNSEPEIEVLINPFISAYKNNAKEQLEGQTASAKIAMARLSSPNIYYVLSGNDFTLDINNPDAPKIVCMANNPEKSQTYGAVISLFVFRLLRVILHKGRNKSSLIVDELPSIFLNGIEQFIAVARSYKVSTVLCVQDFSQLVKDYGKELAEVIVNICGNVISGQVTGDTAKQLSERFGKIVQERESVSINRNDTSISRSTQLDSAIPASTIATLSSGEFVGIVADNPEERIDLKTFHSEIINDHKAIATKEKRFKEIPLVRDISAEEIQNNFIQIKNDVDAIIRSVSEMINKKQGTFAKQKSY
- a CDS encoding plasmid mobilization protein, which translates into the protein MESHKQENRNLWLHVRLTISEMNQVRDAIASSTERKISTYARKLILGQPVILKVRNASTDAFIQELNTLKRELSAIGSNFNQVVKNINTLKDSPEGRIWFPLALENQKRLIEKISVIQEQIQQFARQWLQK
- a CDS encoding relaxase/mobilization nuclease domain-containing protein; protein product: MVAKIMVGKNMNGALSYNEIKVSEAKAALLHADGFLLSLEQLSFQDKLFVFSNRTELNDRAKSNCVHISINFDKKDALNKSDLLSITEKYLKQIGFNEQPYLIYEHYDAAHKHVHLVTTNIRSDGTQIPMYNLGREKSMKACRGLETEYGLVNATSKKQGELESLKPILEKVIYGKSETKSAISNVVRAIIRDYKFTSLAEMNAVLKGFNVEAYRGEKGTKMFEKSGLTYHVLDKKGNHIGVPIKASSIYTKPTLKNMESIFLANKSKKILHKNQLQRTIDKVLQSPIQDRFFFQLMLKKQGVDVLFRENESMVYGITFIDHNTKCVFNGSDLGKGYTAKRILERIAESGFWEQQKQEDSYNELKNYIQKMDYNIGAQKMLEQIYKDGYQLEIGQNSLGNNKYFLSFHNSENGSRVGSVNRFDRYFEDGNITEKLCNHLNEYLLKNGVQQIQQYIQHLFSAQSDNYFGHTTADKKKPKRKINW
- a CDS encoding helicase C-terminal domain-containing protein, giving the protein MVNSKKTVVITNRYDGIDLPDDSCRLLIIDSKPYFRSLSDIYEETCRANSEVINTQIAQKIEQGLGRSVRGEKDYSAIIITGADLVKFIKSSATSKFFSEQTRKQIEIGLEIASLAKEDLDKKEHPIKVVESLLRQSLDRDEGWKEFYKEKMDEIEFEKVNSSLLELINCENEAEYYHYSGNNEKAISTIQKIIDNYCDTNDERGWYLQTQARYKYAISVLESNKLQLAAFKANYQLLHPKEGLSYNKINYININRIDRIKKFIDGQESYNELILSIDHILGALVFGMSSEKFELALQELGSALGFISQRPDKEYKKGPDNLWCGINDKYVLFECKSEVAIDRGEINKYEAGQMNSHCGWFKETYGEKFVKRILIIPTKKLSYHANFTDNVEIMRLASLKKLKENVKGFFKEFKNFDIKEISEEKINEFIKTHELTIDDITDKYSEVYYHNKK
- a CDS encoding DEAD/DEAH box helicase family protein, producing the protein MVDFKKRLGSKSIEKKINPIEIYDSLDRRSETGPLRPAQEHILKEWYNERKDRNNLIIKLHTGQGKTLIGLLILHSKLNSKNSPCLYVCPNIYLAKQTVQEAKKFGIPHCSLIDEKEIPDEFLNGDKILITYVQKVFNGKSVFGLNNNSINVNSIILDDSHACIDSIKSSFTINIKKEESIYTKMLTLFYEDLENQGEGSLLDIKEGKFETILAIPYWSWINKKTEVLKLLAENEDQNKSILFTWSILKNNIVNYKAIISGSQIEITPYYIPMFHFGSFANAKHRVLMSATTQDDSFFIKGLQFDLQTINEPLINTEQKWSGEKMLIIPSLIDELLIREEIVNKYAKPEIKKYGIVSLVPNTKFTLQYSEYRATIASATNIFELIQSLKNGKFEKNSRHY
- a CDS encoding CHC2 zinc finger domain-containing protein, translated to MQHEQFYFKSAKEQIDLVDYIVSLGFQYFKQNHHDYWFKSPLHEEHTASFKVDQNKQIWYDHGTGQGGDLIDFIKAFHRCDFKESLIKLQEYLGLNPSTMEAKNKQNIEQDNFENADRHIQIIAERSVQKYYLRQYIQSRSISISLAEKYLKEVDYSLNGRYYTALGFANNGGGYELRNKYFKGSSMPKAPTILSLKEGKNDFSQQSLAVFEGFFSMLSFLELLEKDKHFAEKPDGILVLNSLSFLNKSQDLILSFGQIDLYLDGDMAGKKATEQALSWSEKIRDYSHLYEGFKDLNTYLVAQNLQHKEQEDPKISYGLRR
- a CDS encoding helix-turn-helix domain-containing protein; translated protein: MEDLEFATTQHAGHKVSGVRRLVGISQKDLADRLGVTKQAVSKLEQSEKINDERLDQIAGALGVTTEGLKKFNNESVIYYTNNFYENCGVSATNGGVMATGKIENNNHFSIEQAEKLFEMLLKMDKEKFEEAKRK